From the genome of Candidatus Methylomirabilota bacterium:
CGAACGCCGGCTCGTACAGCACGGCCGCCATCGTCACGCCGACGGCCGCCCAGATGAGGTACAGGGCCGGCAGGCTCTCGACGCGCGCCCAGGCCACCAGGAGCGCGACGCCCGCGCACGAGCCGAGCGTCATCATGAGGCGGGCGCCGCCGCGATCGACCCACCGCCCGACGGGGACGGCGAAGATAGCGGACACGAGCAGCGCGATGGAGAAGGCCGCCGTGCTCTCGGCGCGCGACAAGCCCATCTCCTGCTCCATCGGGGCCAGGAGGATGCCGAAGGCGTAGTAGAGGATGCCCCACGAGATCGTCTCGGTCACGGACAGGGTCGAGACGATGACCCAGCGGTAGCTTGGCGCGGTCGAATCGTCTCGCATCGTCGGGCGATCGTGCCAGAACGGATGGGAGACGTCAAACTGCGCTAGAATCGCTCCATGAAGATCCGCATTGGGGTGGGGGCCGCGGGAGCATCCTCGACGCCGGAGGCGCTGGCCGAGCTCGTCACGGCGATCGATGATCTCGGGTTCGACTCGCTCTGGCTCTCGGAGGTGCTGACCGGGCCGGTGATCGACCCCGTCGTGGGCCTCGCCTGGGCGGCGGCGAGCAATCCGCGGGTGAAGCTCGGGACCACGATGCTCTTGCCGGGGCGCAACGTGCTGCGTCTCGCCAAGCAGCTCGCGAGCCTCGACGTCCTGTGCAGGGGGCGGCTGCTGGTGACGCTGGTTCCCGGACTCACGTACGCGCCGGAGCGCGAGGCCATCGGCGTCGAGCCCAAGCGCCGCGGCGCGTTCATCGACGAGGCGCTGCCGCTCTTACGGCGTCTGTGGGCGGGCGAGACGGTGAGCCACGACGGCCCCGCCGGCAGCTTCCGCGACGTCAAGCTCTCGCCGCTGCCGGTGCAGCAGCCGCTCGAAGTCTGGCTGGGCGGCACGGTGCCCGCCGCGCTTGAACGCTGCGGGCGATTGTCCGACGGCTGGCTGCCGTCGCTGTGCACGCCCGAAGAGGCGGCCGCGGGACGCGTGGTGATCGACGAAGCGGCGGCCAAGGCCGGACGCTCGATCAGTGGCGAGCACTTCGGCGTGAGCATCGGGTACGCTCGCGAGCCCATCGATCCGGCTACCGCGCGCATGATGACCGCCCGCCGTCCCCGAGCCCTCGAGCTCACGCCGGTGGGATTGCCGGCTCTGCGTCAGCTCCTCGAACGCTTCATCGGAGTCGGCTTCTCCAAGTTCGTCGTGCGTCCCGTAACTCCGCCGGCGTCCTGGCGCGCCGAGCTCGAGGCCCTGTCCGCGGCGGTGGGTGACCTCCAGACCTGACGAATCTACATCGGTCCACGAGACACACCAAACCCCCGAGATCTGTTTGATCTCGGGGGTTTTCGCTGGTTGCGGGAGTCCGCAATCACCGAAATCGAACTGCCTGATCTTCGAGGTTGACCTCATCTGAGAGGCTCAACGCCGAGGCCAATGCTCTCTCGCAGCCTTCGGTGTCTGAGAGTTCGCTGGACATTGATGTGGGAATAACTCGGGAATATGGGAATCGGACTGGATTTCCCCGGCAATCTGCTGACCTGGGAAGGGCGCGACCACATCAAGCCGGCCTGAGGTCCGCCGATCCGATCCATGACTCAGCGCACCTTCTACCTGACGACGCCATCTATTGTGTCAACGCCTGCCCCCATCTCGGGCACGCGCGACTATCATGCGCGTAAGTAACATAGCGCCTGTTCTCCGACACGGCGGCCCTGGGGGCCCGTGTCACAGCCGATAGCGAACGCGATGGCGCGACCATTCCGGGCCACGGGGAACATCTCCGGGAGGCCGACCACTCCGTACACCGCGTTGACCGCGCCATCCGGATTCGCTCGGAGCGCTCCACTACGATATTCCGTTCGCACAACGGAACCCGATCACGGTGTTCCGGAGGTCCGGCATAATACTGAGGCGGCTCGTCGTCCGCAGGAGAGACGGCAGGTAGCCCCAGGACCCTCCACGGAGGACCTTCCACGGTCCGGTCTCCGGGCCCCGCGGGTTCCGCCGGGGGCTGCGTTCGTAATAGTCCTTCGCGTACCAGTCGGCGACCCACTCCCACACGTTGCCCGCCATATCGTAAGCTCCGTATGGGCTCACCCCGCTCGGGTACGAGCCGACCGGCGCAGGCTTGTTCCGCTGGCTCTCTTTCGAGTTCGCCCGGCTGGAGTCCCACTGCTCACCCCACGGATACGTCCGTCCATCGTCGCCGCGCGCGGCCTTTTCCCACTCAGCCTCCGTCGGCAACCGCTTCCCGACCCATCGACAATACGCCTCAGCGTCGTGCCAGCTCACGCCCACGACCGGCTGGGAGGCACCATTGAGGTGGCTGTCGCTCCAGAACCGTGGCACCGCACGATTGGTGGCCTCCATGAAGCGCTGGTAGAGCCCGTTGGTGATCTCGTACCTATCGATGTAGTAGGCATCAAGATCGACGCGATGGCGGGGCTTCTCGTCGTCGTTACCGTCGTCGCTCCCCATCCAGAACTCGCCTGCCGGAACCA
Proteins encoded in this window:
- a CDS encoding LLM class flavin-dependent oxidoreductase, coding for MKIRIGVGAAGASSTPEALAELVTAIDDLGFDSLWLSEVLTGPVIDPVVGLAWAAASNPRVKLGTTMLLPGRNVLRLAKQLASLDVLCRGRLLVTLVPGLTYAPEREAIGVEPKRRGAFIDEALPLLRRLWAGETVSHDGPAGSFRDVKLSPLPVQQPLEVWLGGTVPAALERCGRLSDGWLPSLCTPEEAAAGRVVIDEAAAKAGRSISGEHFGVSIGYAREPIDPATARMMTARRPRALELTPVGLPALRQLLERFIGVGFSKFVVRPVTPPASWRAELEALSAAVGDLQT
- a CDS encoding formylglycine-generating enzyme family protein, yielding MMVAFASTVGFGAEQAVRADNGAEMVLVPAGEFWMGSDDGNDDEKPRHRVDLDAYYIDRYEITNGLYQRFMEATNRAVPRFWSDSHLNGASQPVVGVSWHDAEAYCRWVGKRLPTEAEWEKAARGDDGRTYPWGEQWDSSRANSKESQRNKPAPVGSYPSGVSPYGAYDMAGNVWEWVADWYAKDYYERSPRRNPRGPETGPWKVLRGGSWGYLPSLLRTTSRLSIMPDLRNTVIGFRCANGIS